The following coding sequences lie in one Amycolatopsis cihanbeyliensis genomic window:
- the mfd gene encoding transcription-repair coupling factor, protein MTEGCLSGLLSAVLPDPTLQGVVTRAGAPILDLEGTNASRQLVAAALASAEGANRPVLAVTATGREADELTAALTDLLGPGTVAAFPSWETLPHERLSPRADTVGRRLEVLHRLNQPDQDGLRVVVATVRSLIQPMAPGLGSLAPVELRVGEEQEFEQVLERLIELAYTRVDMVEKRGEFAVRGGILDVFGPTAEHPHRVEFWGDEVSEIRMFAVSDQRSLPGEAAEVEAITATPCRELLLTSRVKSTARGLAETYAADAHLAEMLTKIADGIPCEGMEALIPVLCEGELDLLTDAMPEGTHVLLADPEKIRTRAHDLVRTGQEFLEASWSVAAEGGKAPIDLGASAYRDLGTVRRHATEAGRAWWTLSQLTSEGAGVYRVAIEAAPGYRGEFERAAGELRAHTASGGAAVLVVAGAGTAARAVEQLSTAEVPATLAADGLAGPPRPGVVTVTRGGLSGGFVVPERALVVLAEADLTGRGSSTGPSTRDMNTKMPSRRRNAVDPLALKAGDYVVHDQHGIGRFVEMVQRTVGGATREYLVLEYASSKRGHPGDRLFVPTDQLDEVSRYVGGELPTLNKLGGSDWKNTKAKARKAVKEIAAELVQLYAARQAAPGHAFGQDTPWQAELEDAFPFVETGDQLAAIDEAKSDMARSVPMDRVICGDVGYGKTEIAVRAAFKAVQDGKQVVVLVPTTLLAQQHLNTFTERMQAFPVTIKGFSRFTDPHEAEQTTAGLAEGEVDIVIGTHRLLQTGIRYKDLGLIIVDEEQRFGVEHKEHIKALRTHVDVLTMSATPIPRTLEMSLAGIREMSTILTPPEDRHPILTYVGAYDDKQVGAAVRRELMRDGQVFYVHNRVSSIEKAARRLRELVPEARIVTAHGQMNEHKLEQIIAGFWEREYDVLVCTTIVETGLDISNANTLIVERGDMLGLAQLHQLRGRVGRGRERGYAYFLYPPESPLTETAHDRLATIAQNTELGSGMAVAMKDLEIRGAGNILGAEQSGHIAGVGFDLYVRLVGEAVDAFRKDAGAGSGEEEGTPTEVRVDLPIDAHIPHDYVPGERLRLEAYRKIAAAPDGAGLEEVRAELVDRYGQPPAPVGRLLAVARFRHACRAAGVTEVTLQGNNIRLTPLALAESQLVRLKRLYPKAVYKSVTSTVSVPKPTEGPAGGRIGAPPLRDEALLDWCTQLLTSMTRQPVAVTP, encoded by the coding sequence GTGACCGAAGGTTGCTTGTCCGGACTGCTGTCCGCCGTCCTGCCCGACCCCACCCTGCAGGGGGTGGTGACGCGGGCGGGCGCGCCGATACTGGACCTCGAGGGTACGAACGCCAGCAGGCAGCTGGTCGCCGCCGCGCTGGCCTCGGCCGAGGGTGCGAACCGGCCGGTGCTCGCGGTCACCGCCACCGGGAGGGAGGCCGACGAGCTGACCGCCGCGCTGACCGACCTGCTCGGTCCCGGCACGGTCGCCGCCTTCCCGTCCTGGGAAACGTTGCCGCACGAACGGCTCTCCCCCCGCGCGGACACCGTCGGCAGGCGGCTGGAAGTGCTGCACCGGCTGAACCAGCCGGACCAGGACGGCCTGCGGGTGGTGGTCGCGACCGTGCGCAGCCTGATCCAGCCGATGGCGCCCGGGCTCGGCTCGCTCGCCCCGGTCGAGCTGCGGGTCGGCGAGGAGCAGGAGTTCGAGCAGGTGCTCGAGCGGCTGATCGAGCTGGCCTACACCCGGGTGGACATGGTGGAGAAGCGCGGGGAGTTCGCCGTGCGCGGCGGCATCCTGGACGTCTTCGGACCCACGGCCGAGCACCCGCACCGGGTGGAGTTCTGGGGCGACGAGGTCAGCGAGATCCGCATGTTCGCGGTGTCCGACCAGCGGTCGCTGCCGGGCGAAGCGGCCGAGGTCGAGGCGATCACCGCCACGCCCTGCCGGGAGTTGCTGCTCACCAGCAGGGTCAAGAGCACGGCTCGCGGCCTCGCCGAGACCTACGCCGCGGACGCCCACCTTGCCGAGATGCTGACCAAGATCGCCGACGGGATCCCGTGCGAGGGCATGGAAGCGTTGATCCCGGTGCTGTGCGAGGGCGAGCTCGACCTGCTCACCGACGCCATGCCGGAGGGCACGCACGTGCTGCTGGCCGATCCGGAGAAGATCCGGACCCGCGCGCACGACCTGGTCCGCACCGGGCAGGAGTTCCTCGAGGCATCCTGGTCGGTGGCCGCCGAGGGGGGCAAGGCCCCGATCGACCTCGGCGCCTCGGCCTACCGCGACCTCGGCACGGTGCGGCGGCACGCGACCGAGGCCGGCAGGGCGTGGTGGACGCTGTCCCAGCTGACCAGCGAGGGTGCCGGGGTCTACCGGGTGGCGATCGAGGCGGCGCCCGGCTACCGCGGCGAGTTCGAGCGGGCGGCGGGCGAGCTACGCGCGCATACCGCCTCCGGTGGGGCGGCCGTACTGGTGGTGGCCGGCGCGGGGACCGCGGCCAGGGCGGTGGAGCAGCTGTCCACGGCCGAGGTACCCGCGACGTTGGCGGCCGACGGGTTGGCCGGGCCGCCGAGACCGGGGGTGGTCACCGTCACCCGCGGTGGGCTTTCCGGCGGTTTCGTCGTGCCGGAGCGTGCGTTGGTGGTGCTCGCCGAGGCCGACCTCACCGGCCGTGGCTCCAGTACCGGACCGTCCACAAGGGACATGAACACGAAGATGCCGTCCCGGCGGCGCAACGCGGTGGATCCGCTGGCGCTCAAGGCGGGCGACTACGTGGTGCACGACCAGCACGGCATCGGCCGGTTCGTGGAGATGGTGCAGCGCACCGTGGGTGGCGCCACCCGGGAGTACCTGGTGCTGGAGTACGCCTCGTCCAAGCGCGGCCATCCCGGTGACCGGTTGTTCGTGCCCACCGACCAGCTCGACGAGGTCTCCCGCTACGTCGGCGGCGAGCTGCCGACGCTGAACAAGCTCGGCGGCTCGGACTGGAAGAACACCAAGGCGAAGGCGCGCAAGGCGGTCAAGGAGATCGCCGCCGAACTGGTCCAGCTCTACGCCGCGCGGCAGGCCGCCCCCGGTCACGCTTTCGGGCAGGACACGCCGTGGCAGGCCGAGCTGGAGGACGCCTTCCCGTTCGTGGAGACCGGTGACCAGCTCGCCGCGATCGACGAGGCGAAGAGCGATATGGCGCGCAGCGTGCCGATGGACAGGGTGATCTGCGGCGACGTCGGTTACGGCAAGACCGAGATCGCGGTGCGCGCCGCGTTCAAGGCCGTGCAGGACGGCAAGCAGGTGGTGGTGCTGGTGCCGACCACCCTGCTCGCCCAGCAGCACCTGAACACCTTCACCGAGCGGATGCAGGCCTTCCCGGTGACCATCAAAGGCTTTTCCCGGTTCACCGACCCGCACGAGGCCGAGCAGACCACCGCCGGGCTCGCCGAGGGCGAGGTGGACATCGTGATCGGCACGCACCGGCTGCTGCAGACCGGGATCCGGTACAAGGACCTCGGGCTGATCATCGTGGACGAGGAGCAGCGGTTCGGCGTCGAGCACAAGGAGCACATCAAGGCGCTGCGCACGCACGTGGACGTGCTGACCATGTCGGCGACGCCGATCCCGCGGACGCTGGAGATGAGCCTCGCCGGGATCAGGGAGATGTCCACCATCCTGACCCCGCCGGAGGACCGGCACCCGATCCTGACCTACGTCGGTGCCTACGACGACAAGCAGGTGGGAGCGGCCGTCCGGCGCGAGCTGATGCGCGACGGCCAGGTGTTCTACGTCCACAACCGGGTGTCCTCGATCGAGAAGGCCGCACGCCGGCTGCGGGAGCTGGTACCGGAGGCCAGGATCGTCACCGCGCACGGGCAGATGAACGAGCACAAGCTCGAGCAGATCATCGCCGGCTTCTGGGAACGCGAGTACGACGTGCTGGTGTGCACCACGATCGTGGAGACCGGGCTGGACATCTCCAACGCCAACACGCTGATCGTGGAACGCGGCGACATGCTCGGCCTCGCCCAACTGCACCAGCTGCGTGGCCGGGTCGGCAGGGGCCGCGAGCGCGGGTACGCCTACTTCCTGTACCCGCCGGAGTCCCCGCTGACCGAGACCGCGCACGACCGGCTGGCCACCATCGCGCAGAACACCGAGCTCGGCTCGGGCATGGCCGTGGCCATGAAGGACCTCGAGATCCGCGGCGCGGGCAACATCCTCGGCGCCGAGCAGTCGGGACATATCGCGGGCGTGGGCTTCGACCTGTACGTCCGGCTGGTCGGCGAGGCGGTGGACGCCTTCCGCAAGGACGCGGGCGCGGGCTCGGGCGAGGAGGAAGGAACGCCCACCGAGGTCCGCGTCGACCTGCCGATCGACGCGCACATCCCGCACGACTACGTGCCGGGGGAGCGGTTGCGACTGGAGGCGTACCGCAAGATCGCCGCCGCCCCGGACGGCGCGGGCCTGGAGGAGGTACGTGCCGAGCTGGTCGACCGCTACGGGCAGCCGCCGGCCCCGGTGGGCAGGTTGCTCGCGGTGGCGCGGTTCCGGCACGCCTGCCGGGCCGCGGGGGTGACCGAGGTGACCTTGCAGGGCAACAACATCCGGCTCACCCCGCTGGCGCTGGCCGAGTCGCAGCTGGTGCGGCTGAAGCGGCTGTACCCGAAGGCCGTCTACAAGTCGGTGACCAGCACGGTGTCGGTGCCCAAGCCGACCGAGGGGCCCGCGGGCGGCCGGATCGGCGCGCCCCCGCTGCGGGATGAGGCCCTGCTGGACTGGTGCACCCAGTTGCTGACCTCGATGACCAGGCAACCGGTCGCTGTGACTCCGTGA